A genomic segment from Desulfurispora thermophila DSM 16022 encodes:
- a CDS encoding molybdopterin-dependent oxidoreductase, with translation MPDVFSICLMCTVRCPVRVRVEKDDVRLIEGNPFMEGIEGSICPKGAAGVSLLNDVQRLKNPLIRTGPRGTGMWREASWEEALDYVAERLVRIKEKYGSHSIALTERSHLNSHISKTFLRALGSPNYFTHNSCCKGSLNTAFRSLTGYTDDQFGVDLKNVRYLVLYGRNYFESLELKAVKTLSRSLENGARLVYIDPRVSVTATKAHRYLMIRPGTDLALNYALMHVIINEGLYDREFVERWVEGFAALAEFVQPYTPQWAEQETGIKATEIVGLAREAAAARPAVIFHYGYRCSHYTNEIYLRRSILMLNALMGSIECPGGLFIKKTARDLGRPALRRLTGQELPAISFPRCDGAGGELYPVADPEHGVVQELPRVIKEEKPYPVKGLLVWRHDPVMSIPDSQYTKEAFNNLDLLVVIDIQFSETAWLADVILPESTYLERGDSIQEVGGLKPMLVMRRPAVSPRYNTRPGWQIMKELADRLGIGHYFPYETLEDLWAYQLEGTGISISDFASRGYVTLTDQAIFQDRRDGLKFKTPSGKIEFVSSLLEKNGYPSLPPYEAVPPAPAGFFRLLVGRAAVHTHVSTQNNALLSEQLPENTLWINSTEAARLGIRDGQLVEVASGCGQVRLKAQVTEYIHPEAVFMLHGFGHTVPAQTRSYGKGGSDAVLQENVSDRVGGSPALQHVLVTVKPL, from the coding sequence ATGCCTGATGTTTTCAGTATTTGTTTGATGTGCACCGTGCGCTGTCCAGTCCGGGTGCGGGTGGAAAAAGATGATGTCCGGCTGATTGAAGGCAACCCTTTTATGGAGGGGATTGAAGGCAGTATCTGTCCGAAAGGAGCAGCGGGGGTCAGCCTGCTGAACGACGTGCAGAGGCTGAAAAACCCGCTCATTCGCACCGGTCCGCGCGGTACGGGCATGTGGCGCGAGGCCAGCTGGGAGGAAGCGCTGGACTATGTAGCCGAGCGTTTGGTCCGGATAAAGGAGAAATACGGCAGTCATAGCATTGCCCTGACCGAGCGCTCTCACCTGAACTCCCACATCAGCAAGACCTTCCTGCGCGCCCTGGGCTCGCCCAATTACTTTACACATAACTCCTGTTGCAAAGGATCCTTGAATACGGCATTCCGCTCACTGACTGGTTATACAGATGACCAGTTTGGTGTGGACTTAAAAAACGTCCGCTATCTGGTGTTGTACGGGCGCAATTATTTTGAGTCCCTGGAACTGAAGGCGGTCAAAACCTTGAGTCGTTCCCTGGAAAACGGTGCCCGATTGGTCTACATTGACCCGCGGGTTAGTGTCACCGCCACCAAAGCCCATCGCTACCTGATGATCCGTCCCGGCACCGATCTGGCTCTCAATTATGCTCTAATGCATGTCATAATCAACGAAGGCTTATATGACCGGGAATTTGTGGAACGTTGGGTGGAAGGGTTTGCCGCTCTGGCCGAATTCGTCCAGCCCTATACCCCGCAGTGGGCCGAACAGGAAACCGGCATTAAAGCCACGGAGATAGTGGGTCTGGCCCGTGAGGCTGCTGCTGCCCGGCCGGCGGTGATCTTCCACTATGGCTATCGCTGCTCCCATTACACAAATGAAATATACCTGCGCCGTTCTATTCTTATGCTCAATGCCCTCATGGGCAGCATTGAATGTCCCGGTGGACTGTTTATCAAAAAAACAGCCCGCGATTTGGGGAGACCCGCTCTGCGGCGGCTGACCGGCCAGGAACTGCCGGCCATATCTTTTCCCCGCTGCGATGGGGCGGGAGGTGAACTATACCCGGTGGCCGATCCGGAACACGGCGTGGTGCAGGAACTGCCCCGGGTAATCAAAGAAGAAAAACCATACCCGGTGAAAGGGTTGCTGGTTTGGCGGCACGACCCGGTGATGTCCATACCCGACAGCCAGTATACTAAAGAGGCCTTCAATAATCTGGACCTGCTGGTGGTTATTGATATTCAGTTCAGCGAGACGGCCTGGCTGGCCGATGTTATCCTGCCCGAATCAACATACCTGGAACGTGGTGACTCCATCCAGGAAGTGGGAGGCCTCAAGCCCATGCTGGTGATGCGCCGCCCGGCTGTCAGTCCGCGTTACAACACCCGGCCGGGCTGGCAAATAATGAAAGAATTGGCTGACCGGTTGGGCATCGGGCATTATTTCCCCTATGAAACGCTGGAAGACCTGTGGGCCTACCAGCTGGAAGGCACGGGTATTTCCATTAGTGACTTTGCCAGCCGCGGTTACGTTACCCTGACCGATCAGGCCATATTCCAGGATCGCCGGGACGGGCTAAAATTCAAAACCCCTTCCGGTAAGATCGAGTTTGTTTCCAGCCTGCTGGAGAAAAACGGCTACCCGTCCCTGCCCCCCTATGAAGCTGTGCCACCTGCTCCGGCCGGTTTCTTCCGCCTGCTGGTGGGACGAGCCGCAGTGCACACTCATGTCTCCACCCAGAACAATGCGCTGCTCAGCGAGCAATTGCCGGAAAATACCCTGTGGATTAACAGCACTGAGGCAGCCCGGTTGGGGATCCGGGACGGCCAGCTGGTGGAGGTCGCTTCCGGTTGCGGGCAGGTGCGCCTGAAGGCTCAGGTGACCGAATACATTCATCCGGAAGCGGTCTTTATGCTGCACGGTTTTGGACACACAGTGCCGGCGCAGACCCGCAGTTACGGCAAGGGCGGCAGCGATGCGGTGTTGCAGGAGAATGTAAGCGACCGGGTGGGAGGCAGTCCGGCCCTGCAGCATGTCTTGGTTACGGTGAAGCCGCTATAA
- a CDS encoding DUF1850 domain-containing protein: protein MRLRPDKDGGGGQPVLCKKNSWMIIIVAVSGLLLFWPVWPVLQVSAVPDQPSSEGVKRSDGSSLLQIPLLRGRNFALEYLHSVHKTPVREEFVAHPGRGLILTSTSFQSYGVGTPYEPGEGRLIIKDGYFVLCDLDRQLPRLDLRVVPLNHYRLYYAGKCYPLNHYFAPGALVQIWPVRQSSIGILLSIMRRQ from the coding sequence ATGCGCCTGCGACCTGACAAGGATGGGGGCGGTGGACAGCCGGTGCTGTGCAAAAAAAATTCGTGGATGATTATAATTGTTGCGGTGAGTGGTTTGTTGCTCTTCTGGCCGGTTTGGCCCGTCCTGCAGGTATCGGCCGTGCCGGACCAGCCTTCATCTGAGGGCGTGAAAAGATCGGACGGTTCTTCGCTACTACAAATACCTCTGCTCAGGGGGAGGAATTTTGCCCTGGAATATCTGCATTCCGTGCATAAAACACCGGTGCGGGAGGAGTTTGTGGCCCACCCGGGCCGGGGGTTGATACTAACCAGTACATCTTTTCAGTCATATGGGGTGGGTACTCCCTACGAGCCGGGTGAAGGCAGGTTGATCATCAAGGACGGGTATTTTGTTTTGTGTGATCTGGACAGGCAACTGCCCCGGCTGGATCTGCGCGTTGTGCCGTTGAACCACTACCGCTTGTATTACGCCGGAAAATGTTACCCGCTGAACCATTATTTTGCGCCGGGCGCTCTGGTACAAATCTGGCCGGTCCGGCAGAGCTCGATTGGTATTTTACTCTCTATTATGCGCAGACAATGA
- a CDS encoding FMN-binding glutamate synthase family protein produces the protein MGRLWKIGGLAALGALGLPCIVRRAAGFAVKSIIRPVITEKYENNLWELVIGTQRLTPDGLVETELRAASDDYIERPLGTQRKFNYLDKILFNAAQLAVLPAPLQSKVDMSVVIGPAAARPLKLQIPILIGGMAYGMALSEQFKIAFARGATLAGTATNTGQGPWLPAERAAARCLILQYSRGSWNKDVKILRQADAVEIQLGQGARAGAGFLLPVAKISKKVRRQAGLAAGQDLVVENRLREATTPKELGALISRLKEVTGGVPVGVKIAAGKYLEQDLEIITWAGADFVSVDGREGGTHLSMPILEDDFGLPTLIATCRAVRFWRENGLKGKVSLLVGGGLVTPGDCLKILALGADAVYLGTAVLIATTHTQALKAVPFEPPTQIAYADGYYHNKFNVDEGARSLARFLKSTVREMEEAIKALGKTALYQVGPEDMFTVDRDVAQITGLELAFYPPRR, from the coding sequence TTGGGTAGATTGTGGAAGATAGGCGGCTTGGCGGCTCTGGGGGCGCTGGGCCTGCCCTGTATTGTTCGCCGGGCGGCGGGGTTTGCGGTTAAAAGTATCATCCGGCCTGTGATTACTGAAAAATATGAAAATAACCTCTGGGAGTTGGTCATCGGTACCCAGCGCCTGACGCCGGACGGGCTGGTGGAAACCGAGCTCCGGGCGGCGTCAGACGATTACATTGAGCGACCGCTGGGTACACAGCGCAAGTTCAACTACCTGGATAAAATCCTCTTCAATGCCGCCCAGTTGGCTGTGTTGCCCGCGCCTCTGCAGAGCAAGGTGGACATGAGCGTGGTCATTGGCCCCGCGGCCGCCCGGCCATTAAAGTTACAAATTCCCATCTTGATCGGCGGGATGGCCTACGGGATGGCCTTGTCCGAGCAGTTTAAAATAGCTTTTGCCCGGGGGGCGACTCTGGCCGGTACGGCCACCAACACCGGTCAGGGGCCCTGGCTACCGGCCGAGAGGGCGGCGGCCCGCTGCCTGATTCTGCAATACTCGCGCGGAAGCTGGAACAAGGATGTAAAAATTCTGCGCCAGGCTGATGCGGTGGAAATTCAGCTGGGCCAGGGAGCCCGGGCCGGGGCGGGTTTTTTGTTGCCGGTCGCCAAAATAAGCAAAAAGGTGCGCCGGCAGGCCGGTCTGGCCGCCGGGCAGGACCTGGTGGTGGAAAACCGCCTCCGCGAGGCCACCACTCCCAAAGAGCTGGGTGCTCTGATTAGCCGATTAAAAGAGGTGACCGGCGGGGTTCCGGTAGGGGTGAAAATTGCCGCGGGCAAGTACCTGGAGCAGGATCTGGAAATAATTACCTGGGCGGGGGCGGACTTTGTCAGTGTGGACGGCCGGGAAGGTGGAACGCATCTGAGTATGCCCATTCTGGAAGACGACTTCGGGTTGCCCACCCTGATTGCCACCTGCCGGGCCGTCCGCTTCTGGCGGGAAAATGGTCTCAAAGGTAAGGTGAGCCTGCTGGTGGGCGGAGGGCTGGTCACACCCGGGGACTGCCTGAAGATACTGGCCCTGGGCGCCGATGCGGTTTACCTGGGCACTGCGGTGTTGATTGCCACTACCCACACCCAGGCTTTGAAGGCGGTACCCTTTGAGCCTCCCACACAGATAGCATATGCCGATGGTTATTACCACAATAAGTTCAATGTGGATGAAGGCGCTCGCAGTCTGGCCCGCTTTCTAAAAAGCACCGTGCGGGAAATGGAGGAAGCCATAAAAGCGCTGGGCAAAACCGCGCTCTATCAGGTGGGGCCGGAAGATATGTTCACTGTGGACCGGGATGTGGCGCAAATAACCGGGCTGGAACTGGCCTTTTACCCACCCCGCCGTTAG
- the nadE gene encoding NAD(+) synthase: MLTELKIALGQMQVIPGRPDLNTRKMLGMIQEAREQNAHMIIFPEMAIPGYLLGDTWEQTAFLRDCEYYGQQVIQAAQDICVVFGNVAVDWQKKNEDGRVRKYNACFVAAAGRLVGGENFPYPFRIKTLQPNYREFDDNRHFYSLRQLALEMKCAVEELLQPVSVEMDGQKLVLGCLLCEDGWSDDYAIRPMEVLCRRTGVHLLLNISTSPYTRGKNLKRHRVFSRQVADCAVPLVYVNNVGIQNNGKTVYTFDGFSTVYNRRGEVIDYVDPFQEQLKVVTLPLAGEVSPGKALPPDDGIDSIYRALHYGVKNFLSATGINRVVIGISGGIDSAVSAALYATVLAPEDLLLVNMPGRYNSATTRGLAAQLAENLGCLYTVMPIQEVVDYTVNQLTQTPVQDLRRGRQFQLTVTPFVTENIQARDRSARILAGIAAAFGGGFTCNANKSELTVGYATLYGDQAGFLAALADLWKHQVYELARYLNQQVYGRMVIPQGILDITPSAELSPDQAVDEGKGDPLVYPYHDYLFRAFMEHWNRATPEDILQWYMQGVLEEKIGCRAGLPGEIFPTPAHFIADLERWWTLYTGLAVAKRIQAPPVLAVSRRAYGFDHREAQNGPYFTARYQQLKELLLKKCPPGVR; the protein is encoded by the coding sequence ATGCTAACAGAATTGAAAATTGCACTGGGGCAAATGCAGGTGATACCTGGACGCCCCGACTTAAACACCCGCAAAATGCTGGGCATGATTCAGGAAGCGCGTGAGCAAAACGCCCATATGATCATCTTCCCCGAGATGGCCATTCCCGGTTATTTACTGGGGGATACCTGGGAACAGACTGCCTTTCTGCGCGACTGTGAATACTACGGTCAGCAGGTGATCCAGGCTGCGCAGGACATCTGCGTGGTTTTTGGCAATGTAGCTGTGGACTGGCAAAAGAAAAATGAAGACGGGCGGGTGCGCAAGTATAACGCCTGTTTTGTGGCGGCTGCCGGCCGGTTGGTCGGAGGGGAGAATTTTCCCTATCCTTTTCGCATTAAGACGCTGCAGCCCAATTACCGGGAATTTGACGACAACCGTCATTTCTACAGCCTGCGCCAGCTGGCCCTGGAAATGAAATGCGCGGTGGAAGAATTGCTTCAGCCTGTATCAGTGGAAATGGACGGGCAAAAGCTGGTCCTGGGTTGTTTGCTTTGTGAAGACGGATGGAGCGATGATTATGCGATACGCCCCATGGAAGTACTCTGCCGCAGGACCGGCGTGCATCTCTTGCTCAACATTTCCACGTCTCCCTACACGCGGGGCAAAAACCTGAAGCGCCACCGGGTTTTTTCCCGCCAGGTGGCCGATTGCGCCGTGCCTCTGGTTTATGTAAACAACGTGGGCATTCAAAACAACGGCAAAACAGTGTACACTTTTGACGGGTTCAGCACAGTGTACAACAGGCGTGGTGAGGTTATCGACTATGTGGATCCCTTTCAGGAACAACTCAAGGTAGTAACGCTGCCCCTGGCCGGTGAAGTATCACCCGGGAAAGCGTTGCCCCCTGATGACGGCATAGACAGCATCTATCGGGCTTTGCACTACGGGGTCAAAAATTTCCTGTCTGCTACCGGTATCAACAGAGTAGTAATTGGTATTTCCGGCGGTATCGATTCAGCGGTGAGCGCTGCGCTGTATGCCACTGTGCTGGCACCGGAAGACCTGTTGCTGGTAAATATGCCCGGACGCTACAATTCGGCAACCACGCGCGGCCTGGCAGCGCAACTGGCTGAGAACCTGGGCTGCCTTTACACCGTAATGCCCATCCAGGAAGTGGTGGACTATACGGTAAACCAGCTGACGCAAACCCCTGTGCAAGACCTGCGACGGGGCAGGCAGTTTCAACTGACAGTAACGCCCTTTGTTACGGAAAATATCCAGGCCCGGGACCGCTCAGCCCGTATCCTGGCCGGTATTGCCGCTGCATTTGGCGGGGGTTTTACCTGTAACGCCAACAAGAGTGAGCTTACGGTGGGCTACGCCACACTATACGGTGACCAGGCCGGTTTCCTGGCTGCCCTGGCCGATCTTTGGAAACATCAGGTTTATGAGCTGGCTCGCTATTTGAACCAGCAAGTTTACGGCCGCATGGTCATTCCCCAGGGCATTCTGGATATCACCCCCAGCGCCGAACTATCTCCCGACCAGGCAGTGGACGAAGGCAAGGGCGACCCGCTGGTCTACCCCTATCACGACTACCTTTTCCGGGCCTTTATGGAGCACTGGAACCGGGCCACGCCGGAGGATATCCTGCAGTGGTACATGCAGGGGGTGCTGGAGGAAAAAATCGGCTGCCGGGCAGGTCTGCCCGGGGAAATCTTCCCTACGCCGGCCCATTTTATCGCCGATCTGGAGCGCTGGTGGACACTGTATACAGGGTTGGCCGTGGCCAAGCGCATCCAGGCGCCCCCTGTCCTGGCGGTAAGCCGTCGTGCTTATGGTTTCGACCACCGCGAGGCCCAGAACGGGCCTTATTTCACAGCCCGCTATCAGCAGTTGAAAGAGCTGCTCCTGAAAAAATGTCCTCCCGGAGTGCGGTAG
- a CDS encoding TAXI family TRAP transporter solute-binding subunit, whose product MFWTRIRSRYVLFAVLMLFITALLAGCGASQQGGEQKAAPDKAEKKFINIATGGTAGVYYPLGGAIANILNKNVPGANATAQATGASVANINLLKDGSVQMGFVQNDIAYYAVNGVEMFKDKKVANLKGLATLYPETIQIVTLQKTGIKSVADLKGKRVAVGAVGSGVEANAHQILEAHGITYNDIKVQYLSFAEAANNLKDGNIDAAFLTAGFPTAAVQDIAAQNKVVLLPVEDAVAEQLVKKYPFYSKITVPANTYPGQDKDVQTLAVRSMLVVNDKVDDQLAYDMAKAIFENLDALKAAHSVGKLIDKKTALEGMSIPVHPGAEKYFKESK is encoded by the coding sequence ATGTTTTGGACAAGAATTCGCAGCCGCTATGTTTTGTTTGCTGTACTGATGCTGTTCATCACCGCCCTGCTTGCCGGGTGCGGGGCTTCCCAACAGGGGGGAGAGCAAAAGGCCGCTCCGGATAAGGCCGAGAAAAAGTTCATCAATATTGCTACCGGTGGGACGGCTGGTGTGTACTATCCGCTGGGCGGGGCCATCGCCAACATTCTGAATAAAAATGTGCCCGGGGCAAACGCTACGGCCCAAGCCACCGGTGCTTCGGTGGCCAATATTAACTTGTTGAAAGACGGCAGTGTACAGATGGGCTTTGTGCAAAACGATATTGCCTACTATGCCGTGAACGGTGTGGAAATGTTCAAGGACAAAAAGGTGGCCAATCTGAAAGGGCTGGCTACCCTTTATCCGGAAACAATCCAAATAGTCACATTGCAAAAGACAGGTATAAAAAGCGTTGCTGATTTAAAAGGCAAACGGGTGGCTGTGGGTGCCGTGGGCAGCGGTGTGGAAGCCAACGCGCACCAGATCCTGGAGGCTCATGGCATCACTTACAATGATATCAAGGTTCAATACCTCTCCTTTGCCGAAGCGGCCAACAACCTGAAAGATGGCAACATTGACGCGGCCTTCCTGACCGCCGGTTTCCCCACCGCCGCTGTGCAGGACATTGCCGCCCAAAACAAGGTTGTTCTGCTGCCGGTTGAGGATGCTGTAGCCGAGCAGTTGGTCAAGAAATATCCCTTCTACAGCAAGATTACCGTGCCGGCCAACACCTACCCGGGACAGGACAAAGATGTGCAGACGCTGGCCGTGCGCTCCATGCTGGTGGTGAACGACAAGGTGGATGACCAGCTGGCCTATGATATGGCCAAAGCCATCTTTGAAAACCTGGATGCTTTGAAAGCAGCTCACTCGGTGGGCAAGCTGATCGACAAGAAGACCGCTCTGGAAGGCATGTCCATTCCCGTGCATCCTGGTGCGGAAAAATACTTTAAGGAATCTAAATAA
- a CDS encoding TRAP transporter permease has product MLPAEPLFCAGRSGTNLAGPAELDWYFTLYYAQTMILTNWPGSLYACRVCIIRRGVVCLLAEKSLPTKPGSGEEIIHESVNLEELMAKYDREADYRRPGKLVALLISVVAVAFSLFQLYTAVFGVLDAQLQRAVHLSFAMLLVFLLYPGRRSWSRQALHWLDAVMAVLAAGAPLYIVLFYKQLVLRAGDVTVADLAIGITGILLLLEAARRVVGWPIVIVAVLFIAYAFAGPWIPGMLAHQGVDLQHLVGHLFYTTEGIFGIPLGVSATFIFLFILFGAYLEKTGLGKFFIDLANAVAGWASGGPAKVAVLSSGLMGTVSGSSVANVVGTGSFTIPMMKSLGYRPEFAGAVEAAASTGGQLMPPIMGAAAFLMAEFIGVPYIAVVKAAVIPAILYYTGIWIGVHLEAKKHGLQGIPREQLPRVGRLLAERGHLAIPLLAIVYLLVAGYTPMKAALWAILLTILASSLRSSTRISWRDVLDGLESGARAALGVIIACATAGIIIGVVTKTGLGLKLATALIAMAKGHLLPTLFFTMISSIVLGMGVPTTANYVITSTIAAPAIIQLGVPVLAAHLFAFYFGIVADVTPPVALAAYAGAGIARANPMRTGVNASKLAIAAFLIPYIFVLSPSLLMIDTTWPEVLRMMLTSIIGMVGIGSAVAGYFFTRTAFGERIMFFAGGLLLVDPRWQTDVAGLGLLLIAGLIQHLRRRAANR; this is encoded by the coding sequence ATGTTACCCGCTGAACCATTATTTTGCGCCGGGCGCTCTGGTACAAATCTGGCCGGTCCGGCAGAGCTCGATTGGTATTTTACTCTCTATTATGCGCAGACAATGATCTTGACGAACTGGCCGGGATCGCTTTATGCTTGTAGAGTCTGCATCATTAGAAGGGGGGTTGTATGTCTATTGGCAGAGAAAAGCTTACCAACCAAACCGGGATCTGGAGAGGAAATCATACATGAATCAGTTAATCTGGAAGAATTGATGGCCAAATATGACCGGGAGGCGGATTACCGGCGACCGGGGAAATTAGTGGCTTTGCTCATCTCAGTGGTGGCTGTGGCATTTTCCCTCTTTCAGCTTTACACCGCCGTGTTTGGTGTGTTGGATGCCCAGCTGCAGCGGGCGGTACACCTCTCTTTTGCCATGCTGTTGGTCTTTCTGCTATACCCGGGGCGGCGTAGCTGGTCCCGCCAGGCTTTGCACTGGCTGGACGCCGTGATGGCTGTATTGGCGGCCGGTGCACCTCTATATATTGTATTGTTTTACAAGCAGCTGGTATTGAGGGCCGGAGATGTAACCGTTGCTGATCTGGCCATTGGCATTACCGGGATCTTGCTGTTGCTAGAAGCGGCCCGCCGTGTGGTGGGTTGGCCTATTGTGATTGTGGCTGTGCTCTTTATCGCCTATGCTTTTGCTGGTCCCTGGATACCGGGGATGCTGGCCCATCAGGGGGTGGATCTCCAACATCTGGTCGGGCACCTTTTTTACACTACGGAAGGAATCTTTGGTATCCCCCTGGGCGTATCGGCCACATTTATATTTCTGTTCATCCTTTTTGGTGCCTATCTGGAAAAAACGGGCCTGGGCAAGTTCTTTATCGACCTGGCCAATGCCGTGGCCGGCTGGGCCAGCGGCGGTCCGGCCAAGGTAGCCGTGCTCTCCAGCGGACTGATGGGCACTGTGTCGGGCAGCTCGGTGGCCAATGTGGTTGGCACGGGTAGCTTTACCATTCCCATGATGAAGAGCCTTGGTTACCGCCCCGAGTTCGCCGGGGCGGTGGAAGCGGCCGCTTCCACCGGCGGGCAATTGATGCCGCCCATTATGGGTGCAGCGGCTTTTTTAATGGCTGAGTTTATTGGCGTGCCCTACATTGCTGTAGTCAAAGCGGCGGTCATTCCTGCCATCCTGTATTACACCGGTATCTGGATCGGCGTACACCTGGAAGCCAAAAAGCACGGCTTGCAGGGCATACCCCGCGAGCAACTGCCCCGGGTGGGACGTTTGTTGGCTGAAAGGGGTCACCTGGCTATTCCCTTGCTGGCCATTGTGTATCTGCTGGTAGCGGGTTACACGCCCATGAAGGCGGCCCTGTGGGCCATATTGTTAACTATTCTGGCCTCCAGCCTGCGTTCCAGCACCCGCATCTCATGGCGCGATGTACTGGATGGGCTGGAAAGTGGTGCCCGGGCCGCCCTGGGAGTGATTATCGCCTGTGCCACTGCCGGCATCATCATTGGGGTGGTTACCAAAACCGGGTTGGGCCTGAAACTGGCTACCGCCTTAATTGCTATGGCCAAGGGACACCTGCTACCCACGCTCTTCTTTACTATGATTTCATCCATTGTGCTGGGTATGGGCGTGCCCACCACGGCCAACTATGTGATCACCTCCACCATTGCCGCTCCGGCCATCATTCAGCTGGGAGTACCAGTGCTGGCGGCCCACCTTTTTGCCTTTTACTTCGGGATTGTGGCCGACGTGACTCCGCCCGTGGCCCTGGCCGCTTATGCCGGAGCAGGCATTGCCCGGGCCAACCCCATGCGCACCGGGGTTAACGCATCCAAGTTGGCTATTGCTGCTTTTTTGATACCATATATTTTCGTCCTTTCGCCATCTTTGCTCATGATTGATACCACCTGGCCCGAAGTGTTGCGCATGATGTTGACTTCCATTATAGGCATGGTGGGTATTGGATCGGCAGTGGCCGGGTATTTCTTTACCCGGACGGCTTTTGGGGAGCGGATCATGTTTTTTGCCGGTGGGTTGCTGTTGGTGGATCCTCGCTGGCAAACCGATGTGGCCGGTCTGGGACTGCTTCTGATAGCTGGGTTGATTCAGCACTTACGTAGGCGCGCTGCAAACCGTTAG